The proteins below are encoded in one region of Pygocentrus nattereri isolate fPygNat1 chromosome 13, fPygNat1.pri, whole genome shotgun sequence:
- the LOC108443155 gene encoding neurexophilin-1-like produces the protein MRSPEGLALLLFNGTVCLSVLGHQNAQGSSSPIQSEPVDTSGIQNGAAPLPRWKRSINTKSSSSLLLELNSRFKKEEKQGHWESKAKDARPQSSSWAKRWPLVKTDKFQKLFGWGDFYSNIKTVRLNLLITGKIVDHSNGTFSVYFRHNSTGQGNVSVSLVPPAKTVEFDLERQSVVYPKDSKTFTCRVDYEKVERSERTLLCSYDPSKTCFQGQTQSYISWICSRPLRVICIYVSFYSTDYRLVQKVCPDYNYHNAVPYLPSG, from the exons ATGCGCTCTCCAGAGGGACTCGCCTTGCTCCTCTTCAACGGGACGGTGTGCCTG TCAGTTCTTGGCCACCAGAATGCCCAAGGCAGCTCATCTCCTATCCAGTCTGAGCCAGTGGACACCAGTGGAATCCAGAATGGAGCTGCTCCATTGCCCAGGTGGAAGCGATCCATCAACACAAAGTCTTCCAGCAGCCTGCTCCTGGAGCTCAATAGTCGCTTCAAAAAGGAGGAAAAGCAGGGGCATTGGGAGTCCAAGGCCAAAGATGCTCGACCTCAGTCATCATCTTGGGCAAAACGGTGGCCCCTTGTGAAGACCGACAAGTTCCAAAAGCTGTTCGGCTGGGGCGACTTCTACTCCAACATCAAAACAGTGCGTCTGAACCTGCTCATCACCGGGAAGATCGTCGACCACAGCAATGGAACATTCAGCGTTTACTTCCGCCACAACTCTACAGGCCAGGGCAATGTCTCTGTCAGCTTGGTGCCACCAGCAAAGACGGTTGAGTTTGACCTGGAACGCCAAAGTGTGGTCTACCCCAAAGACTCTAAGACTTTCACCTGCCGTGTAGACTACGAAAAGGTGGAGCGCAGCGAGCGCACCTTACTGTGCAGCTACGATCCATCAAAGACCTGCTTTCAGGGCCAGACACAAAGCTACATCTCCTGGATCTGCTCCAGACCCCTCAGGGTCATCTGCATCTACGTCTCCTTCTACAGCACAGACTACAGGCTGGTCCAGAAGGTCTGCCCGGACTACAATTACCACAATGCAGTGCCCTACCTGCCCTCAGGGTAG